In the genome of Streptomyces pactum, one region contains:
- a CDS encoding sacsin N-terminal ATP-binding-like domain-containing protein → MVRGATEGADPFGTARLRRGVLDAWAASSARFREDANAEEDLALGGYRDRLVVELAQNAADAAARAGVPGRLRLTLHAAEGDVPAVLAAANTGAPLDAAGVESLATLRASAKRDEATDVPGEPAGPPVGRFGVGFAAVLAVTDEPAVVGRTGGVRWSLAEAREEVRAVAGGNSALADELRRRDGHVPLLRLPLPAEGTAPEGYDTVVVLPLRDGAAEDMTRRLLAAVDDALLLTLPGLAEVVVETPEGVRTLRRREEGPYVAVEDSEGGRGTTRWRTERAGGRLDPALLADRPVEERSRPVWSVTWAVPVDGTGAPVRPGTAPVVHAPTPTDEGLGLPALLIASFPLDPTRRHTAPGPLTDFLVERAAEAYAALLADWHPVTVGTLDLVPGPLGTGALDAALRRRVLELLPKVAFLPSAAAPAPGGPEEEAGALAELWGEGPDAWSARPSEAGGRGTDPAAGDTAPPAGAPAPAPGTGTGGPAARRVPDPDAWAEPGGPDGPGAEPYALRPVDAEIVEGAGDATVRVLAELFPGLLPAGLERRAELRALGVARVPLGELIDRLAGAERPPAWWWRLYDSLVGTDPDRLSGLPVPLAGEGPGGGGVAIGPRQVLLPLPGDGPQAGPSRGAPAPEDTDGTGGAPEAGPGQDTAARHRTLARLGLKVAHPDAAHPLLEKLGATPATPRAVLTTPQVRAAVAASLDEEDTWYDLDADGPGAGLDAEELAETVLGLARDARLAPGDEPWLAALALPDEEGELAPAGELVLPGSDFESVIVEGELAACDPELAERWGEQPLTAVGVLAGFQLVRATDVVLDPDELEPRDGDFAEPDDVGLLDAVDVWCEDVLDRLPDSPVPPVATEIVAVRDLDLVADDAWPRALAMLARPPLRDALTTPVRVLLPDGTTETVRPYTAWWLRGHPVLDGRRPAGLRAAGGDPLLAGLYDAADAAGFEDEQVLRALGVRTSAAALLDEPGGAAELLARLADPEREVTAAQLHALYVLLADLDPEQVTLPDELRAVTDGAVTVVDAADAVVADVPDLVPLATGLPLLPVRPDRAAELAELFQVRRLSEVFAGAGVPEGGEPRDVPEAVRVLLPGAPDSYVEHEELVVAGTELDWRRTPDGVLHAATLEGVAAGLAWAAGQWHRRFEAAALLEDLTRTEELAQARWFD, encoded by the coding sequence GGACGCGAACGCCGAGGAGGACCTCGCGCTCGGCGGCTACCGCGACCGGCTGGTGGTCGAACTCGCCCAGAACGCGGCCGACGCAGCCGCCCGCGCCGGGGTGCCCGGCCGGCTGCGGCTGACCCTGCACGCCGCCGAGGGTGACGTCCCGGCGGTGCTGGCGGCGGCCAACACCGGGGCGCCGCTGGACGCCGCCGGGGTGGAGTCGCTCGCCACCCTCCGGGCGTCCGCCAAGCGGGACGAGGCGACGGACGTCCCCGGGGAGCCGGCCGGGCCGCCGGTGGGCCGGTTCGGCGTCGGCTTCGCGGCGGTGCTCGCGGTGACCGACGAACCGGCCGTGGTCGGCCGTACCGGCGGGGTCCGCTGGTCGCTGGCCGAGGCGCGGGAGGAGGTCCGCGCGGTCGCCGGGGGGAACTCGGCGCTCGCCGACGAACTGCGCCGCCGGGACGGCCACGTACCGCTGCTGCGCCTGCCGCTGCCCGCCGAGGGCACCGCCCCCGAGGGCTACGACACGGTGGTGGTGCTGCCGCTGCGGGACGGCGCGGCGGAGGACATGACGCGCCGGCTGCTCGCCGCCGTCGACGACGCGCTGCTGCTCACCCTGCCCGGCCTCGCCGAGGTGGTGGTGGAGACGCCGGAGGGGGTACGGACCCTGCGGCGCCGCGAGGAGGGCCCGTACGTGGCGGTGGAGGACAGCGAGGGCGGCCGGGGCACCACCCGCTGGCGGACCGAGCGGGCCGGCGGACGGCTGGACCCGGCGCTGCTCGCGGACCGCCCGGTGGAGGAGCGGTCCCGTCCGGTCTGGTCGGTCACCTGGGCGGTGCCGGTGGACGGCACCGGCGCCCCGGTACGGCCCGGCACCGCGCCCGTGGTGCACGCCCCGACCCCCACCGACGAGGGCCTGGGGCTGCCCGCGCTGCTCATCGCCTCCTTCCCGCTGGACCCGACCCGCCGGCACACCGCCCCCGGGCCGCTCACCGACTTCCTGGTGGAGCGGGCCGCCGAGGCGTACGCGGCGCTGCTGGCGGACTGGCACCCGGTGACGGTGGGCACCCTGGACCTGGTCCCCGGGCCGCTGGGCACCGGGGCGCTCGACGCCGCGCTGCGCCGCCGCGTCCTGGAGCTGCTGCCCAAGGTGGCCTTCCTGCCGAGCGCGGCGGCCCCTGCGCCGGGCGGTCCGGAGGAGGAGGCCGGCGCCCTCGCCGAGCTGTGGGGCGAGGGCCCCGACGCCTGGTCGGCCCGGCCGTCCGAGGCCGGCGGCCGGGGGACGGACCCGGCCGCCGGGGACACCGCGCCGCCGGCCGGTGCACCCGCGCCCGCGCCCGGTACGGGTACGGGCGGGCCGGCGGCCCGGCGGGTCCCGGACCCGGACGCCTGGGCGGAGCCGGGCGGGCCGGACGGGCCGGGCGCCGAGCCGTACGCGCTGCGGCCGGTGGACGCCGAGATCGTGGAAGGTGCCGGGGACGCCACCGTCCGGGTGCTGGCGGAGCTGTTCCCCGGCCTGCTCCCGGCCGGCCTGGAGCGCCGCGCCGAGCTGCGGGCGCTGGGCGTGGCGCGGGTCCCGCTGGGCGAGCTGATCGACCGGCTGGCCGGGGCGGAGCGCCCGCCCGCGTGGTGGTGGCGGCTGTACGACTCGCTGGTCGGCACCGACCCGGACCGGCTCAGCGGGCTGCCGGTGCCGCTGGCCGGGGAGGGCCCCGGCGGCGGTGGCGTGGCGATCGGCCCCCGGCAGGTGCTGCTGCCGCTGCCCGGCGACGGCCCGCAGGCCGGCCCGTCCCGCGGCGCCCCGGCGCCGGAGGACACCGACGGCACGGGCGGCGCCCCGGAGGCCGGGCCCGGGCAGGACACCGCCGCCCGGCACCGCACCCTGGCCCGGCTCGGCCTCAAGGTGGCCCACCCGGACGCCGCGCACCCGCTGCTGGAGAAGCTGGGCGCCACCCCGGCCACCCCGCGCGCGGTGCTGACCACCCCGCAGGTGCGGGCCGCGGTCGCCGCCTCCCTGGACGAGGAGGACACCTGGTACGACCTGGACGCCGACGGGCCCGGCGCCGGCCTGGACGCCGAGGAGCTGGCGGAGACCGTGCTGGGGCTGGCCCGGGACGCCCGGCTCGCCCCCGGCGACGAGCCGTGGCTGGCCGCGCTGGCGCTCCCGGACGAGGAGGGCGAACTGGCCCCGGCCGGTGAACTCGTGCTGCCCGGCAGCGACTTCGAGTCGGTCATCGTGGAGGGCGAACTCGCCGCCTGCGACCCGGAGCTGGCCGAGCGCTGGGGCGAACAGCCGCTGACCGCGGTCGGCGTGCTCGCCGGCTTCCAGCTGGTCCGGGCCACCGACGTGGTGCTCGACCCGGACGAACTGGAACCCCGCGACGGGGACTTCGCCGAGCCGGACGACGTGGGGCTGCTGGACGCGGTGGACGTCTGGTGCGAGGACGTGCTGGACCGGCTGCCGGACAGCCCGGTCCCGCCGGTGGCCACCGAGATCGTCGCGGTCCGCGACCTGGACCTGGTGGCGGACGACGCCTGGCCCCGGGCGCTGGCGATGCTCGCCCGGCCGCCGCTGCGGGACGCCCTCACCACCCCGGTGCGGGTGCTGCTGCCGGACGGCACCACCGAGACCGTCCGCCCGTACACCGCGTGGTGGCTGCGCGGCCACCCGGTGCTCGACGGGCGCCGGCCCGCCGGGCTGCGCGCGGCCGGCGGCGATCCGCTGCTGGCCGGGCTCTACGACGCCGCCGACGCCGCCGGCTTCGAGGACGAACAGGTGCTGCGGGCGCTGGGCGTGCGGACCTCGGCGGCGGCGCTGCTGGACGAACCGGGCGGGGCGGCGGAGCTGCTGGCCCGGCTCGCCGACCCGGAGCGCGAGGTGACCGCCGCCCAGCTGCACGCCCTGTACGTGCTGCTGGCCGACCTCGACCCCGAGCAGGTCACCCTCCCCGACGAGCTGCGGGCGGTCACCGACGGGGCGGTGACGGTGGTGGACGCGGCGGACGCGGTGGTCGCCGACGTCCCCGACCTGGTGCCGCTCGCCACCGGACTGCCGCTGCTCCCGGTGCGCCCGGACCGGGCCGCGGAGCTGGCGGAACTGTTCCAGGTGCGGCGGCTGAGCGAGGTGTTCGCCGGGGCCGGGGTGCCGGAGGGCGGCGAACCGAGGGACGTCCCGGAGGCCGTCCGGGTGCTGCTGCCCGGTGCCCCCGACAGCTACGTGGAGCACGAGGAGCTGGTGGTGGCCGGCACCGAACTCGACTGGCGCCGCACGCCGGACGGGGTGCTGCACGCCGCCACCCTGGAGGGGGTCGCGGCGGGCCTGGCCTGGGCGGCGGGCCAGTGGCACCGCCGGTTCGAGGCCGCCGCGCTGCTGGAGGACCTGACCCGCACCGAGGAACTGGCCCAGGCCCGCTGGTTCGACTGA
- a CDS encoding NCS2 family permease — MPPSATAPVDAQQQPPVPPTNGLDRFFRITARGSSVSREIRGGLATFFAMAYIIVLNPIILGSGTDKFGHQLDNGQLVTATALMAGLTTILMGVIGNVPIALAAGLGINAVVSLQLAPKMSWPDAMGMVVLAGLVLMILVASGLRQRVMDAIPGGLRRAIAIGIGLFIALIGLVDAGFITRNPDAAHTTVPMGLGIDGRLQGWPVLVFVVGLALTFVLVVRRTRGAILIGIVVMAFTAIIINSIADIPDASWGLSVPRVPDKIVDTPDFGLIGEVSLFGGFHEVGILTGSLFVFTVLLSGFFDAMGTIIGVGEEAGLMDDEKGQMPNMGRILMVDGVAVAGGGFGSASANTCFVESTAGVGEGARTGFANLVTGGLFLLALIFTPLARVVPSQAATPALIVVGFLIMASNVREIDWSDFTIAVPAFLTLIAMPFTYSITNGIGIGVLAFILLRIADRRFREIPWLLNVVGLCFLVYFLLDPIEQALGVK, encoded by the coding sequence ATGCCCCCCTCGGCCACGGCTCCGGTCGATGCCCAGCAGCAGCCGCCCGTTCCGCCCACCAACGGGCTGGACAGGTTCTTCCGGATCACCGCACGGGGGTCCTCGGTCTCCCGGGAGATCCGCGGCGGTCTCGCCACGTTCTTCGCGATGGCCTACATCATCGTGCTGAACCCGATCATCCTCGGCTCGGGCACCGATAAATTCGGCCATCAGCTGGACAACGGCCAGCTGGTGACCGCCACCGCCCTGATGGCGGGACTCACCACCATCCTGATGGGCGTCATCGGCAATGTGCCGATCGCGCTCGCCGCCGGCCTCGGCATCAACGCCGTCGTCTCCCTCCAGCTCGCCCCCAAGATGAGCTGGCCGGACGCGATGGGCATGGTGGTGCTCGCCGGCCTGGTGCTGATGATCCTGGTCGCCTCCGGCCTCCGCCAGCGGGTGATGGACGCCATCCCCGGCGGGCTGCGGCGTGCCATCGCCATCGGCATCGGTCTGTTCATCGCGCTCATCGGGCTGGTGGACGCCGGCTTCATCACCCGTAACCCGGACGCCGCGCACACCACCGTGCCGATGGGGCTCGGGATCGACGGGCGGCTCCAGGGCTGGCCGGTGCTGGTCTTCGTGGTCGGGCTGGCGCTCACCTTCGTCCTGGTGGTGCGCCGCACCCGCGGCGCGATCCTGATCGGCATCGTGGTGATGGCGTTCACCGCGATCATCATCAACTCGATCGCCGACATCCCGGACGCGAGCTGGGGGCTGAGCGTGCCCCGCGTCCCGGACAAGATCGTGGACACCCCCGACTTCGGTCTGATCGGCGAGGTGAGCCTGTTCGGCGGGTTCCACGAGGTCGGCATCCTCACCGGCAGCCTCTTCGTCTTCACCGTGCTGCTGTCCGGCTTCTTCGACGCGATGGGCACCATCATCGGCGTCGGCGAGGAGGCCGGGCTGATGGATGACGAGAAGGGCCAGATGCCCAACATGGGCCGCATCCTCATGGTGGACGGCGTGGCCGTGGCCGGCGGCGGCTTCGGCTCCGCCTCGGCCAACACCTGCTTCGTGGAGTCCACCGCGGGTGTCGGCGAGGGTGCCCGGACCGGTTTCGCCAACCTCGTCACCGGCGGTCTCTTCCTGCTGGCGCTGATCTTCACCCCGCTGGCCCGGGTGGTGCCCTCGCAGGCGGCCACCCCGGCGCTGATCGTGGTGGGCTTCCTGATCATGGCGTCCAACGTCCGGGAGATCGACTGGAGCGACTTCACCATCGCGGTCCCGGCGTTCCTGACGCTGATCGCGATGCCGTTCACCTACAGCATCACCAACGGCATCGGCATCGGGGTGCTCGCCTTCATCCTGCTGCGGATCGCCGACCGGCGGTTCCGGGAGATCCCCTGGCTGCTGAACGTGGTGGGGCTCTGCTTCCTCGTCTACTTCCTGCTCGACCCGATCGAGCAGGCGCTCGGGGTGAAGTGA
- a CDS encoding WGxxGxxG family protein gives MRKAAVTIAITASVFLLPATDAMASSQAAPAVQPQVSAPVAADSNKDDVDDHGGYGLWGLAGLLGLAGLIPRKRKEEHPPRHGRTTGSHDPNRP, from the coding sequence ATGCGTAAAGCGGCCGTGACCATCGCGATCACCGCGTCTGTGTTCCTGCTCCCGGCGACCGACGCCATGGCGAGCTCTCAGGCAGCCCCTGCCGTGCAGCCGCAGGTCTCCGCTCCTGTGGCGGCAGACAGCAACAAGGATGACGTCGATGACCATGGAGGCTACGGGCTGTGGGGGCTGGCCGGCCTGCTGGGCCTGGCAGGACTGATCCCCCGTAAACGCAAGGAGGAGCACCCGCCCCGACACGGGAGGACCACAGGCAGCCACGACCCCAACCGCCCGTGA
- a CDS encoding MarR family winged helix-turn-helix transcriptional regulator, whose amino-acid sequence MPELSPSQPSAKEPPERTAVAVAGAPHAVEGTPGPPPVTDDPAVTDAVAVDLLRSAVMRLGRRLKHQRVDESLSPTEMSVLGTLARCGSATPGELARKEHVQPPSMTRIVALLESKGLVRLDPHPEDRRQKVVSQTEQAEAMLEESRRKRNAWLAELAGRLDEEERAALRVAAPVLEKLANL is encoded by the coding sequence ATGCCGGAACTGTCCCCCTCCCAGCCTTCCGCCAAGGAGCCTCCTGAACGGACGGCCGTGGCCGTCGCGGGAGCCCCGCACGCCGTCGAAGGCACCCCCGGCCCCCCGCCGGTCACCGACGACCCCGCCGTCACCGACGCGGTCGCCGTGGACCTGCTGCGATCCGCCGTGATGCGACTGGGGCGCCGGCTCAAGCACCAGCGGGTGGACGAGTCGCTGAGCCCGACCGAGATGTCGGTCCTCGGCACGCTCGCCCGCTGCGGTTCCGCCACCCCGGGGGAGCTGGCCCGCAAGGAGCACGTGCAGCCGCCGTCGATGACCCGCATCGTGGCGCTGCTGGAGTCCAAGGGCCTGGTGCGGCTCGACCCGCACCCGGAGGACCGCCGCCAGAAGGTGGTCTCGCAGACCGAGCAGGCGGAGGCCATGCTCGAAGAGAGCCGCCGCAAGCGGAACGCCTGGCTGGCCGAGCTGGCCGGCCGGCTGGACGAGGAGGAACGGGCGGCGCTCCGCGTCGCCGCGCCCGTGCTGGAGAAGCTGGCGAACCTGTAG
- the thpR gene encoding RNA 2',3'-cyclic phosphodiesterase: MRLFAATIPPPGALAQLASAVAALRHLPGADRLRWTEPEGWHFTLAFYGEVAEENVPGLAERLARAARRRAPYELRLTAGGRFGRQVLWVGAEGDRAAMRHLAAATAAAGRRAGARQPEHRPYAPHLTVARGRPDGADLVPFVTALADFTTEPWSEGELHLMRSRLPGGGTPGERPRYESVGCWPLGR; this comes from the coding sequence ATGAGACTCTTCGCGGCCACGATCCCGCCGCCCGGCGCCCTCGCGCAGCTGGCCTCCGCCGTGGCGGCCCTGCGGCACCTCCCGGGGGCGGACCGGCTCCGCTGGACCGAGCCGGAGGGCTGGCACTTCACCCTCGCCTTCTACGGGGAGGTGGCCGAGGAGAACGTGCCCGGTCTCGCGGAGCGGCTGGCCCGGGCCGCGCGCCGCCGTGCCCCGTACGAGCTGCGGCTGACCGCCGGCGGCCGGTTCGGGCGGCAGGTGCTGTGGGTCGGCGCCGAGGGGGACCGGGCCGCGATGCGCCACCTCGCCGCGGCGACCGCCGCCGCCGGACGCCGGGCCGGGGCGCGGCAGCCCGAGCACCGTCCGTACGCCCCGCACCTGACCGTCGCCCGCGGCCGGCCCGACGGCGCCGACCTGGTGCCGTTCGTCACCGCGCTGGCGGACTTCACGACGGAGCCGTGGTCGGAGGGCGAACTGCACCTGATGCGCAGCCGGCTGCCGGGCGGGGGCACGCCCGGGGAGCGGCCCCGGTACGAGAGCGTGGGGTGCTGGCCGCTGGGCCGGTGA
- a CDS encoding DUF2530 domain-containing protein: protein MTKWTPEHEAPEPLEGNVVATITGGTVVWFVLFLVQLPFYGWFEDHDRLWWLWTCLAGGGLGLIGIWYVRKRDAAIRRAAAEASADPSAGAAEGPGGTGPDATAG, encoded by the coding sequence ATGACGAAGTGGACCCCCGAGCACGAGGCGCCGGAGCCCCTGGAGGGCAATGTCGTCGCCACCATCACCGGCGGCACCGTCGTGTGGTTCGTCCTCTTCCTCGTACAGCTCCCCTTCTACGGCTGGTTCGAGGACCACGACCGGCTGTGGTGGCTGTGGACCTGCCTGGCCGGCGGCGGGCTCGGGCTGATCGGCATCTGGTACGTACGGAAACGGGACGCGGCGATCCGCCGGGCGGCGGCGGAGGCGTCGGCGGACCCGTCGGCCGGCGCGGCGGAGGGGCCCGGCGGCACCGGGCCGGACGCCACCGCCGGCTGA
- a CDS encoding cation-translocating P-type ATPase produces the protein MTHQVPVDTSEPDPPERSAAPPSAHPGLTAAEVAERVARGEVNDVPVRSSRSTADIVRANVFTRFNAIIGVLFLIILVVGPIQDGLFGFVIVANTAIGIIQELRAKKTLDSLAVIGEAKPTVRRDGTAAEIHTSEIVLGDLVELGPGDKVVVDGEVVEADGLEIDESLLTGEADPVLKRPGDPVMSGSFVVAGGGAFTATKVGREAYAAQLAEEASRFTLVHSELRSGISQILKYVTWMMVPTAVGLIISQLVVEDDDWREAVRRMVGGIVPMVPEGLVLLTSVAFAIGVIRLGRQQCLVQELPAIEGLARVDVVCLDKTGTLTEGGMDVTELRPLDGADGAELRRVLGALGAADPRPNASLQAIIDAFPDGGPAAGADGPAAPAEPAARADGPAPVAGADGPGDPAADGGPAAAAGDGLRAVATLPFSSARKYSGATLLGPDHRRTTWLLGAPDVLLPDGEPAPAGIEELNAQGLRVLLLARSERELDDPRVAEGARGAALVVLEQRLRPDAADTLRYFADQDVDAKVISGDNAVSVGAVAGKLGLPGASDPVDARRLPAERDRMAAVLEDGAVFGRVTPQQKRDMVGALQSRGHNVAMTGDGVNDVLALKDADIGVSMGSGSEATRAVAQIVLLNNSFSTLPSVVAEGRRVIGNIERVANLFLVKTVYSVLLALLVVLSQVPYPFLPRHLTLLSTLTIGVPAFFLALAPNKERAKPHFVRRVMRYSIPAGLIAAAATFTAYLVARHHYRGEGALDAETSAATLTLFLIAMWVLAIIARPYTWWRVGLVLTMALGFVVVLVTPWLQDFFALRLVGTEMPWTAVGIAVVASVLLEVVWRWISARNGTEPADHPAPRTPAPGAGD, from the coding sequence ATGACGCACCAGGTACCGGTCGACACCTCCGAGCCCGATCCGCCCGAGCGGTCCGCCGCGCCGCCGTCCGCCCATCCCGGGCTCACCGCGGCCGAGGTCGCCGAACGGGTGGCCCGCGGTGAGGTCAACGACGTACCGGTGCGGTCCTCCCGCTCCACCGCCGACATCGTCCGCGCCAACGTCTTCACCCGGTTCAACGCGATCATCGGGGTGCTCTTCCTGATCATCCTGGTGGTGGGGCCCATCCAGGACGGCCTCTTCGGCTTCGTGATCGTGGCCAACACCGCGATCGGCATCATCCAGGAGCTGCGGGCCAAGAAGACCCTGGACAGCCTCGCGGTGATCGGCGAGGCGAAGCCCACGGTCCGCCGGGACGGCACCGCCGCCGAGATCCACACCTCCGAGATCGTGCTGGGCGACCTGGTGGAGCTGGGCCCCGGCGACAAGGTGGTGGTGGACGGCGAGGTGGTCGAGGCGGACGGGCTGGAGATCGACGAGTCGCTGCTGACCGGCGAGGCCGACCCGGTCCTCAAGCGCCCCGGCGACCCGGTGATGTCCGGCAGCTTCGTGGTCGCCGGCGGCGGCGCGTTCACCGCCACCAAGGTCGGCCGGGAGGCGTACGCGGCGCAGCTCGCCGAGGAGGCGTCGCGCTTCACCCTGGTCCACTCCGAGCTGCGCAGCGGCATCAGCCAGATCCTCAAGTACGTGACGTGGATGATGGTGCCCACCGCCGTCGGGCTGATCATCAGCCAGCTGGTGGTGGAGGACGACGACTGGCGGGAGGCGGTCCGCCGGATGGTCGGCGGGATCGTGCCGATGGTCCCGGAGGGCCTGGTGCTGCTCACCTCGGTCGCCTTCGCGATCGGGGTGATCCGGCTCGGCCGCCAGCAGTGCCTGGTGCAGGAGCTGCCCGCCATCGAGGGGCTGGCCCGGGTGGACGTGGTGTGCCTGGACAAGACCGGCACCCTCACCGAGGGCGGGATGGACGTCACCGAGCTGCGTCCGCTGGACGGCGCCGACGGTGCCGAGCTGCGCCGGGTGCTCGGGGCGCTCGGGGCCGCCGACCCGCGCCCCAACGCCAGCCTCCAGGCGATCATCGACGCCTTCCCGGACGGCGGGCCGGCGGCCGGGGCCGACGGTCCGGCCGCCCCGGCGGAACCGGCGGCCCGGGCGGACGGCCCGGCACCGGTGGCCGGGGCGGACGGCCCCGGCGATCCGGCGGCGGACGGCGGTCCGGCGGCAGCGGCGGGCGACGGGCTGCGCGCGGTGGCCACCCTGCCGTTCTCCTCCGCCCGCAAGTACAGCGGCGCCACGCTGCTCGGGCCGGACCACCGGCGCACCACCTGGCTGCTGGGCGCGCCCGACGTGCTGCTGCCCGACGGCGAACCGGCGCCGGCCGGCATCGAGGAGCTGAACGCGCAGGGGCTGCGGGTGCTGCTGCTGGCCCGCAGCGAACGCGAGCTGGACGACCCGCGGGTGGCCGAGGGCGCCCGGGGGGCCGCGCTGGTCGTCCTGGAGCAGCGGCTGCGCCCGGACGCCGCGGACACCCTGCGGTACTTCGCCGACCAGGACGTGGACGCCAAGGTGATCTCCGGCGACAACGCGGTCTCGGTCGGCGCGGTGGCGGGCAAGCTCGGGCTGCCCGGCGCCTCCGACCCGGTGGACGCGCGCCGGCTGCCGGCCGAGCGCGACCGGATGGCCGCCGTCCTGGAGGACGGCGCGGTGTTCGGCCGGGTCACCCCGCAGCAGAAGCGGGACATGGTCGGCGCCCTCCAGTCGCGCGGCCACAACGTGGCGATGACCGGGGACGGCGTCAACGACGTCCTGGCGCTCAAGGACGCGGACATCGGCGTCTCGATGGGCTCCGGGAGCGAGGCCACCCGGGCGGTGGCACAGATCGTGCTGCTGAACAACAGCTTCTCGACCCTGCCGTCGGTGGTCGCCGAGGGCCGCCGGGTGATCGGCAACATCGAGCGGGTGGCCAACCTGTTCCTGGTGAAGACGGTCTACTCGGTGCTGCTGGCGCTGCTGGTGGTCCTCTCCCAGGTGCCGTACCCGTTCCTGCCCCGGCACCTGACGCTGCTGTCCACCCTCACCATCGGCGTGCCCGCCTTCTTCCTGGCGCTGGCGCCCAACAAGGAGCGGGCCAAGCCGCACTTCGTCCGGCGGGTGATGCGCTACTCCATCCCGGCCGGTCTGATCGCCGCCGCCGCGACCTTCACCGCGTACCTGGTCGCCCGGCACCACTACCGGGGCGAGGGCGCGCTGGACGCGGAGACCAGCGCCGCGACGCTGACCCTGTTCCTGATCGCCATGTGGGTGCTGGCGATCATCGCCCGCCCGTACACCTGGTGGCGGGTCGGCCTGGTGCTGACCATGGCCCTGGGCTTCGTCGTGGTGCTCGTCACCCCCTGGCTCCAGGACTTCTTCGCGCTGCGGCTGGTGGGCACCGAGATGCCCTGGACGGCGGTCGGCATCGCGGTGGTCGCCTCGGTGCTGCTGGAGGTCGTGTGGCGCTGGATCTCCGCCCGCAACGGCACCGAACCGGCGGACCACCCCGCGCCGCGCACACCGGCCCCCGGCGCCGGGGACTGA
- a CDS encoding ribbon-helix-helix protein, CopG family — MASTVLSLRMDGELLDRIRQHAAKRGMSVQDYVVRTLIRDDFDERFSSSVDRTERFYRDAG, encoded by the coding sequence ATGGCCTCGACAGTGCTCAGCCTGCGGATGGACGGGGAGTTGCTGGACCGGATACGGCAGCACGCCGCGAAACGCGGAATGAGCGTCCAGGACTATGTGGTCCGGACGCTCATCCGCGATGACTTCGACGAACGGTTCAGCTCGTCGGTGGACCGCACCGAGCGGTTCTACCGCGACGCCGGGTGA
- a CDS encoding MFS transporter → MFSSLRIRNYRLFATGAVISNTGTWMSRIAQDWLVLSLTGSSTAVGITTALQFLPMLLFGLYGGVIADRYPKRRILLATQTALGACGLALAVLTLSGHVQVWHVYLIAFLLGMVTVVDNPTRQAFVAEMVGPTDLRNAVSLNSANFQSARLIGPAVAGVLITAVGSGWAFLLNGLSFGAPLIGLLMMRSAELHRVERAPRGKGQLREGLAYVAARPDLIWPIVLVGFIGTFGFNFPIWLSAFADDVFDAGPGTYGLLNTLMAVGSVAGALLAARRATSRLRLVVGAALVFGVLEMTAAVAPTFWLFAALMVPIGAFGLTINVTANSSVQLATDPAMRGRVMSLFMMVFVGGTPIGGPLMGWLTDTYGARVGFLVGGLVSALASIMVGLVLARIGGLRLRVDLRRGGRQVITFVPREVADRQPAGAAAERVPSRV, encoded by the coding sequence ATGTTCAGCTCACTGCGGATACGCAACTACCGGCTCTTCGCGACCGGCGCGGTGATCTCCAACACCGGTACCTGGATGTCCCGCATCGCTCAGGACTGGCTGGTCCTGAGCCTCACCGGCTCCTCCACGGCGGTGGGTATCACCACCGCCCTGCAGTTCCTGCCGATGCTGCTGTTCGGGCTGTACGGCGGGGTGATCGCCGACCGCTACCCCAAGCGGCGCATCCTGCTGGCGACCCAGACCGCGCTGGGCGCGTGCGGCCTCGCGCTCGCCGTGCTGACCCTGAGCGGACACGTCCAGGTCTGGCACGTGTACCTCATCGCCTTCCTGCTCGGCATGGTCACCGTGGTGGACAACCCCACCCGGCAGGCGTTCGTCGCCGAGATGGTCGGCCCGACGGACCTGCGGAACGCGGTCAGCCTCAACTCGGCCAACTTCCAGTCCGCCCGCCTCATCGGCCCGGCGGTCGCCGGTGTGCTGATCACCGCGGTCGGCAGCGGCTGGGCGTTCCTGCTCAACGGCCTGTCCTTCGGCGCGCCGCTGATCGGGCTGCTGATGATGCGCTCCGCCGAGCTGCACCGCGTCGAGCGCGCGCCACGCGGCAAGGGCCAGCTGCGGGAGGGCCTGGCGTACGTCGCCGCCCGGCCGGATCTGATCTGGCCGATCGTGCTGGTCGGCTTCATCGGCACCTTCGGTTTCAACTTCCCGATCTGGCTGAGCGCCTTCGCCGACGACGTCTTCGACGCCGGACCCGGCACCTACGGGCTGCTCAACACGTTGATGGCGGTCGGTTCGGTGGCCGGCGCGCTGCTCGCCGCCCGGCGCGCCACCTCGCGGTTGCGGCTGGTGGTGGGCGCGGCCCTGGTCTTCGGCGTGCTGGAGATGACGGCCGCCGTCGCCCCGACGTTCTGGCTGTTCGCCGCCCTGATGGTGCCGATCGGCGCGTTCGGCCTGACGATCAACGTCACCGCGAACTCCAGCGTCCAGCTGGCCACCGACCCGGCGATGCGCGGCCGGGTGATGAGCCTGTTCATGATGGTCTTCGTCGGCGGTACGCCGATCGGCGGGCCGCTGATGGGCTGGCTCACCGACACCTACGGCGCACGCGTCGGCTTCCTCGTCGGCGGTCTGGTCTCCGCGCTCGCGTCGATCATGGTGGGACTCGTCCTGGCCCGGATCGGCGGCCTGCGGCTCCGGGTGGACCTGCGGCGCGGCGGCCGGCAGGTGATCACCTTCGTGCCCCGCGAGGTGGCGGACCGGCAGCCGGCCGGGGCCGCGGCGGAGCGCGTCCCCAGCCGGGTGTGA